The Isorropodon fossajaponicum endosymbiont JTNG4 genome segment AATGGTATTAGTATTCTATCTAGTTATAATGGCACTAATAATATCGCACTAATATCTAAATAATAATGGAAGGAGGAAAGATAACATCAATTTTTTGGATTGATAATTGCAATCACATTACTGCCAATATTAAGTGCGTACAATGCTAGAGCGTATCGTTATTACCGGTATTGGCATTGTTAGTAGTATTGGCAATAACACTAAACAAGTTTTAAGTTCATTACGCACCCATCAAAGTGGGTTGTGCTATTCAAACGAGTTTTCCGAATTAAATTTACGTTCTCAGGTGGTGGGCAGTATCCATATTGACACGGGTCAATATTTAAGTAAAAAACAGCGCAGATTTTTTTCACCTGTAGCTAGTTACAGCGCCATTGCTATGCAGCAGGTTATTGAAATGTCAGTTAAATGAGACTGAAATATACAACCCCAGCACAGGTCTAATTGTTGGTTCTGGTAGCGCCTCAAATGAGAACGCCATCAATGCTTACAAAACGCTTAAGCAAAAAGGCATCAAGGGTATTTAACCCGTTTCGCATCTTAAAACCATGAGCTCAACTGCCAGTGCTAACTTAGCTAGTTCATTCAAAATTAAAGGTATCCAGCTATTCAATTAGTGGCGCATGTGCTACTTCAGCCCGTGGTACAGGTATTGTTGTGCTTGAATCGCTCAAATACGCGAAAAGTCGTGATGCTAATATTTTGGCAGAACTAGTAGGTTATGGTGCTAGTAGCGATGGTGATAATATCGTTAAACCGAACACAGACAGTGCGGTACGTGCCATTCAACAAGCGATAAATACTACCCATAAAATTGACTATATCAACGCACCCATGTCACTAGCACGATTGCTGGCGATAAAAGCGAATTGGAGACCATTAAGACAGTTTTTAAAGATAATGTACCGCTAATTAGTTCAACCAAACCTCTTACAGGACACTCTATTGGTGCTAGTGGCGTACACGAGTTAATTTATTCAATCTTGATGCTTAATAATAGCTTTTTATTTGGTAATCATGGTTATGAAACAGATAAAGAGTTTGTTCAAATACCGATTTTAAAAACAAATCAATACTATTTTGTCTAATAGTTTTGGTTTTTGTGGTACTAATGCAACACTAGTTGTACAAAGATATGAATAAAGTTTGGCTTGTTTTTGCAGGAGCTATTGCATCATTAGCATTTGCACCCTTTAATTACTCCTTCATATTGCTTATTAGTTATGCAATATTATTTTGGCAAATTAGTGTGGCCAATACACGCAAACAAGCTTTTTTCGGTGGTTTTATTTTTGCATTTTCACATTATTTAATTGGGCTGTACTGGCTATTTTCAATTGTTAGTCAATATGAATTTTTCTATCAGGTTGTGGTGGGAATTATTACTGCTATTGCTTTCTTTTACGGATTAGTCGGTTATTTTGCTAAACTCTTGACTATCAATCACTGGTCTTGGTTTGTGCTTTTTTACCTAGTCTTGCTGGTTTATTTGAATGGGTCCGAACTTGGTTTTGGACTGGCTTCCCTTGGTATTCACCCAGTGATGCAGTGTTTGACATGGGGTTGTCATCATTACTACCCATTGGTGGATACTTGGGCGTAAGTTTTGTTTTTTATCTACTTAGCGGATTGCTGGTTTATACAATACTTAATTCTAAAAATAGAAAAACTTATATGATAAGCACAAGCATTTTAGGTTTGCTGTTTCTAGTCTTGTTTGCCACCAAATAATATCAGCCAGATATGGTTAGTTTTCCATTAATAAGTGTGCGTTTAATTAGCGGTGACTTTGCGCTTAAAGATAAATCTCACAGGCATTTGGTTATTGATAGAATTAAACATTACCAGCAGCTGACTAACTTAGAACCTATAGCAGATTTAACTTTATGGACAGAATCTAGTATTAGTGTTGATTATCAAAATGTTAAAGCATATATTAATAAGATTGAATCTGACAATACAGTTTTATTGGGTTCGTATTATCATAATGGCATCAGTAGTAATAATGTCTTATTAGACATGAATAGCAAGCAACCTGTATATTACAAGCAACATTTAATTCCTTTTGGTGAGTACACACCTAACTGGTTTTTAAGTTTTAAGTCTTTACTGCCAAAATTTCATATGGATGAGTTAATAACGTATAAAAATCAACACCAACACATCATTTTCAAAGATTTAAAATTATTTGCATCCATATGCTTTGAGTTGCTATCCTCCAAAGAACTATTGCAAAATTCGAAACAGGCTAATATACATATACATATTAGCGATTTAGGCTGGTTTGATAATCACAATGTTGCCAGTTGTTTACTTAAAGTCGCAAGAATTCGTGCTATTGAAACTGCTAAGCCAATTATTTATAGCGTTAACCAAGACATCCCTGCCTTTATTGACTATAAAGGTAATATTCTGAAACAACAACACAATCAGGACACTTATGTGCTTAACCAAAAAGTAGCCCCACAACAAGGCACTACTTTTTATGCTCAATATCAAGACAGACCAGTACTAGTATTGCTATGTAGTCTCTTTCAAGCATGGAAAAAATCAACAAAAAACAAACATTCACTTTAATAACAACGGCCATCATAGCTGGGCTGATTATGTTGCTTAATATTGATACACAATCAACATTAGATAAAACCACATTAGATACAAATAACGCAACTACAAACACCTATCAAACCAAAAAGTGGGAAAACTATTATTAAAGACACTCTGCCTCTATCGCTTAAGAAAATTGAGGCTGAACTAGCATTTGATGGGCAGCAAGGTATTGCCCAAAATTCTATTAGTGAAGCAGAAAAAGTATCAGCAAGGGTTGCTAAAGATGGGGTTGACAATAAAGCCATCGAGGCAAAATTCACTCAACTAATCAATCAACCAATCTCCACTCAAAAGCCTCTTAAAGTTAAAAAACAACTAGATACAATTGACGCTAATATCCTTGATATTGAAAGAGACATGGTGAATCTTGGGCTAGACAAGCTCCTAGAAGGGCAATAATTATGCAAACTAAACTCCCAGCTCTATTACTATTACTACTTGGCTTCAATGTTCAAGCTGAACTCATCTCCAACCTTGAAGGCAAACTTAGTGTCAACCAAGGATTGTTGAGTTATTCTGTGCCACTGGCATTACCTGCAGGCATTAATAAACTTACACCGAATTTAAGCATTAACTACATCCAAGGTGGTAACAACTCTGAATTGGGTTTGGGTTTTTCTTTGTCAGGCTTATCAACGACTAGTCGTTGTAGCAAAAGTGATAAAGTTGATGATATTAATCATGGTGTATTGCTTGATAGTAACGACGCCTATTGCTTAGACGGGCAAAGATTAATCAATGTTGCTAACAATGAATATCGTTTGCGTCAAAACCACCACACCAAAATTATCAAATCTAGTAACACTTGGCAAGTACATTACCCTAATGGTGTAAGCGCCTAGTTTAATGCCAATCAAAGTATTGGTGGACAAGTGCTTAATTGGCATATCAACTCAAAACAAGATAAGTTTAATAATACCATTAATTATCAATATATCACCCATCAAAATGTAAGCTATATTGACAACATTACCTATAATCATAACCAAATTAAATTCAACTATACGTCTCGTCCAGACATAGCAACCAGTTATCAATTTGGACAAACACAAATCCACAATAAACTACTTAAGGCTATCCAAATAAAACATAGTAGTAATTTAGTTAAGACCTATCAGATGTATTACGA includes the following:
- a CDS encoding nitrilase-related carbon-nitrogen hydrolase, translated to MRLISGDFALKDKSHRHLVIDRIKHYQQLTNLEPIADLTLWTESSISVDYQNVKAYINKIESDNTVLLGSYYHNGISSNNVLLDMNSKQPVYYKQHLIPFGEYTPNWFLSFKSLLPKFHMDELITYKNQHQHIIFKDLKLFASICFELLSSKELLQNSKQANIHIHISDLGWFDNHNVASCLLKVARIRAIETAKPIIYSVNQDIPAFIDYKGNILKQQHNQDTYVLNQKVAPQQGTTFYAQYQDRPVLVLLCSLFQAWKKSTKNKHSL
- a CDS encoding SpvB/TcaC N-terminal domain-containing protein, producing the protein MQTKLPALLLLLLGFNVQAELISNLEGKLSVNQGLLSYSVPLALPAGINKLTPNLSINYIQGGNNSELGLGFSLSGLSTTSRCSKSDKVDDINHGVLLDSNDAYCLDGQRLINVANNEYRLRQNHHTKIIKSSNTWQVHYPNGVSA